The following coding sequences lie in one Methanopyrus sp. SNP6 genomic window:
- the pstK gene encoding L-seryl-tRNA(Sec) kinase, whose amino-acid sequence MRLLILTGPPGSGKTCFAQGLARELRQEGWRVAHVEADTLRGFLWDEFDPKLEQVARKLFLKSVETCLDAELDLVVADDTNYYSSMRRELALLAMERRVPWGIVYLRVDLDTCLRRNRERGEPIPEEVVRRIYEKFEPPEPDRWWERATLVLDDSRVSDEVLEFVESGLRVEKPKKRRRRADASSVNEVDVRTRRVMGELMRRLSETGAATQELGRKLSELRREIVSSVEDPEKAVREFRRRAEEVIRECLNGDG is encoded by the coding sequence TTGCGACTGCTGATACTCACCGGCCCGCCCGGCTCAGGTAAAACGTGTTTCGCACAGGGGCTAGCTCGGGAACTCCGGCAGGAAGGCTGGCGAGTGGCACATGTGGAGGCGGACACTCTACGCGGATTCCTATGGGACGAGTTCGACCCGAAGCTCGAGCAGGTGGCCCGGAAACTCTTTTTGAAGTCCGTTGAAACGTGTCTGGACGCTGAGCTAGACCTGGTGGTAGCGGACGATACTAATTACTATTCCAGCATGCGGCGTGAGTTGGCTCTCCTGGCTATGGAGAGGAGGGTTCCATGGGGAATAGTATACCTTCGTGTCGACCTAGACACATGCCTACGTAGGAACCGCGAGCGAGGCGAACCTATCCCGGAGGAGGTCGTTCGTAGGATCTATGAGAAGTTCGAACCACCCGAGCCGGATCGGTGGTGGGAGCGTGCGACCTTGGTTTTAGACGACTCTCGGGTTTCCGATGAAGTTCTCGAGTTCGTCGAGTCGGGTCTACGCGTCGAGAAGCCTAAAAAGAGACGTCGGCGCGCCGATGCCTCCTCCGTGAATGAAGTCGACGTGCGCACACGTCGGGTCATGGGAGAGCTGATGCGTCGTCTCTCCGAGACAGGCGCGGCTACCCAGGAACTAGGGCGCAAGCTCAGTGAACTGCGCCGTGAGATAGTATCTTCCGTGGAGGATCCGGAAAAGGCAGTCCGGGAGTTCCGGCGTCGGGCCGAGGAGGTGATCCGAGAATGCCTGAATGGAGACGGGTGA
- a CDS encoding TRC40/GET3/ArsA family transport-energizing ATPase encodes MGISEKLGLSKGQRYVFFGGKGGVGKTTCAAATAVWLSEEEGKEVLVVSTDPAHSLSDIFDQDIGSEPTQIEGVEGLKAIEIDPEKAAEEYVEVMKRVYEMSKDKGMEDMFGGEDLLKEQEELLKSSPGIDEAAAFQKFMELMKYDSYDVIVFDTAPTGHTLRFLSLPETLERQVKTMIKVRRTLRQVSKMLKALIPFADSDEDEEDEILENLEKMKKEVEEIRETLSDASLTAFRLVMTPEEMAIYEAHRALRTLNHYEIPVDMVIVNKVMPKRADECEFCRTRRKMEEKRLELVEKYFGDKEILQIPMFAEEVRGLEKIRQVAEILYGEPA; translated from the coding sequence ATGGGCATCTCGGAGAAACTCGGGCTTTCGAAGGGTCAGCGGTACGTCTTCTTCGGCGGTAAAGGAGGAGTAGGAAAAACAACCTGTGCCGCGGCCACTGCCGTGTGGTTATCCGAGGAGGAAGGTAAGGAAGTACTAGTAGTCTCAACAGACCCGGCGCACTCGCTTTCGGATATTTTCGATCAGGACATCGGTTCGGAACCTACCCAGATCGAGGGTGTAGAGGGACTCAAGGCGATCGAAATCGATCCGGAGAAAGCCGCGGAAGAGTATGTAGAGGTAATGAAGCGAGTGTACGAGATGTCGAAGGATAAAGGAATGGAGGATATGTTCGGAGGCGAAGATCTGCTCAAAGAGCAAGAGGAACTGCTAAAATCATCGCCGGGTATCGACGAGGCGGCGGCGTTCCAGAAGTTCATGGAACTGATGAAGTATGACTCGTACGACGTGATCGTGTTCGATACCGCCCCCACGGGTCACACTCTGAGGTTCCTCTCGTTACCCGAGACGTTGGAACGCCAGGTGAAGACGATGATCAAAGTTAGACGGACCCTGCGTCAAGTCAGCAAGATGCTGAAGGCGTTGATACCGTTCGCCGACTCGGATGAGGACGAGGAAGACGAGATCCTGGAAAACCTAGAGAAAATGAAGAAGGAGGTAGAGGAAATACGAGAGACGCTAAGCGACGCATCGCTGACGGCCTTCCGGCTGGTGATGACACCTGAAGAGATGGCAATTTACGAGGCACACCGTGCCCTACGTACGCTTAACCACTACGAGATTCCCGTCGATATGGTCATCGTGAACAAGGTAATGCCGAAACGAGCGGACGAGTGCGAGTTCTGTCGCACTCGTCGTAAGATGGAAGAGAAGCGTCTCGAGCTGGTGGAGAAGTACTTCGGAGACAAGGAAATACTTCAGATTCCGATGTTCGCGGAAGAGGTGCGCGGTCTGGAGAAGATCCGTCAAGTCGCTGAGATACTGTACGGTGAGCCGGCCTGA
- a CDS encoding histidinol phosphate phosphatase domain-containing protein — MVRRPKRFPKRRYELHAHTYLTDGELLPAEFLRRAEELEHEALVFTEHVDPSNLEDTVSRLAETCDALRGYYRTEPVPGAELTHVPPDLIPELAEEARDNGARVVLVHGETPAEPVKPGTNEAAASCDAVDVLAHPGLIDPETARMASENGVALEITTKHGHCLANGWVVRVALETDVELVLNTDAHLPEDLLKPEEAATVAMGAGFPERMLKWVLEKVPRKILKKR; from the coding sequence TTGGTCAGGAGGCCGAAAAGGTTCCCAAAGCGCCGGTACGAACTCCACGCCCACACTTACTTGACCGACGGTGAGCTACTGCCTGCCGAGTTCCTACGGCGCGCGGAAGAGCTGGAGCACGAAGCGCTAGTGTTCACGGAGCACGTCGATCCGTCCAACCTCGAGGACACCGTGTCCAGACTCGCCGAGACTTGCGACGCGCTCCGAGGTTACTACCGAACAGAACCCGTACCCGGAGCCGAGTTGACCCATGTACCGCCGGACTTGATTCCGGAACTCGCGGAGGAGGCCCGAGATAACGGTGCCAGAGTGGTCCTCGTGCACGGGGAGACACCCGCGGAGCCCGTCAAGCCAGGGACCAACGAGGCAGCCGCCAGTTGTGACGCCGTCGATGTGTTAGCCCACCCAGGACTTATCGATCCAGAAACCGCTAGAATGGCGTCAGAGAATGGTGTTGCACTCGAGATTACAACTAAACACGGACACTGCCTTGCTAACGGATGGGTGGTCCGAGTTGCTTTAGAAACGGATGTAGAGTTAGTGTTGAACACGGATGCACACCTCCCGGAAGACCTCCTGAAGCCCGAGGAAGCCGCCACGGTGGCCATGGGAGCGGGATTTCCAGAAAGAATGTTGAAATGGGTGCTCGAAAAGGTGCCTAGAAAGATCCTGAAAAAGCGCTAG
- a CDS encoding RtcB family protein, producing MLKHIRNNVVWELPEDYKGCMKVPGRLYATEKLIDEMEKGVFDQVANVACLPGIYGYSIALPDAHYGYGFPIGGVAAFDVEEGVVSPGGVGYDINCGVRVMKTDLTEDDVRPKLRELLETIFRNVPAGLGSRHRRVRLSTQELRQVMLYGAEWAVEEGYGFEEDLDHIESRGNMTHAYETIGWDEYGPRDDVASKRAIERGRPQLGTLGSGNHFLEVQVVDEIYNEEAAEKIGIREEGQVTIMVHTGSRGFGHQVCSDHLRIMERSMRDVERRFGVRIPDRQLACAAMGTDEAKRYFNAMNAAANYAFANRQMISHWTRESFVEVFGDDYGDADDMGIEVIYDIAHNMAKIEKHPVNGEERWLVVHRKGATRAFSEEALKKHGEPVPFEGLPQPVLIPGDMGTGSYILIGTEKAMKETWGSTCHGAGRTMSRAAAKRKFWGEDVARELERQGILVKAASMPVVAEEAPPAYKDVDEVVRAVAEAGISDPVVRLRPIGVVKG from the coding sequence ATGCTAAAGCATATTCGTAACAACGTCGTGTGGGAACTGCCTGAAGACTATAAGGGATGTATGAAGGTTCCAGGCCGCCTCTACGCGACGGAGAAGCTCATCGACGAAATGGAGAAAGGCGTATTCGACCAGGTCGCAAACGTGGCTTGCCTACCTGGCATTTACGGATACTCAATAGCACTTCCAGATGCCCACTACGGATACGGGTTCCCGATAGGTGGAGTTGCAGCATTCGACGTTGAAGAGGGGGTTGTAAGCCCCGGTGGCGTAGGTTACGATATCAATTGCGGTGTAAGAGTGATGAAAACTGACTTAACCGAAGACGATGTGCGACCTAAACTGAGGGAACTCTTAGAAACCATCTTCCGCAACGTACCTGCCGGCCTGGGATCGCGGCATCGTCGCGTCCGTCTGTCGACGCAGGAGCTCCGACAGGTCATGCTATACGGTGCCGAGTGGGCCGTGGAAGAAGGGTACGGGTTCGAGGAGGATCTCGACCATATCGAATCCCGTGGTAACATGACCCACGCTTACGAGACCATCGGTTGGGATGAGTACGGGCCCAGGGACGATGTTGCCAGCAAGCGTGCGATCGAGCGCGGTCGACCGCAGCTGGGCACGCTAGGTTCGGGTAACCACTTCCTCGAGGTGCAGGTCGTTGACGAGATTTACAACGAGGAAGCGGCCGAGAAGATAGGAATCCGCGAGGAGGGACAAGTTACCATCATGGTTCACACGGGTTCCCGAGGATTCGGTCATCAGGTCTGCTCCGACCATCTCAGGATCATGGAGCGGTCCATGCGTGACGTAGAGCGAAGGTTCGGTGTGAGGATCCCGGACCGTCAGCTAGCGTGCGCCGCGATGGGTACCGACGAAGCCAAGAGGTACTTCAACGCGATGAACGCCGCGGCCAACTACGCGTTCGCAAACCGTCAAATGATCTCGCACTGGACCAGAGAGTCATTCGTGGAGGTGTTCGGAGATGACTACGGCGACGCCGATGACATGGGTATCGAGGTGATCTACGACATCGCCCACAACATGGCCAAGATAGAGAAGCACCCGGTCAACGGCGAGGAGCGGTGGCTCGTGGTACACAGGAAGGGTGCCACCCGAGCCTTCTCGGAGGAGGCCCTGAAGAAGCACGGAGAGCCCGTACCGTTCGAGGGGCTGCCGCAGCCGGTACTCATCCCGGGAGACATGGGGACTGGCTCGTACATCCTGATCGGCACTGAGAAGGCGATGAAAGAGACCTGGGGCAGCACCTGTCACGGAGCGGGACGTACCATGAGCAGGGCCGCAGCGAAGCGGAAGTTCTGGGGTGAAGACGTGGCCAGGGAGCTCGAGCGTCAAGGGATCCTAGTGAAGGCCGCGAGTATGCCGGTGGTCGCGGAGGAGGCTCCTCCGGCGTATAAGGACGTCGATGAGGTGGTGCGGGCGGTCGCTGAGGCTGGAATTTCAGATCCCGTCGTGAGACTAAGGCCGATCGGTGTGGTCAAGGGCTAG
- a CDS encoding B3/4 domain-containing protein: MRVEVDPEVNDRGLRYAYVRVEGVDPGADASELVDRVTARLREQFDLNGLKDDPIVRAYRDYLWSIDVDPTKVRPAGEALLRRALRGNFPRINAVVDYYNLASAEYRVPISCFDADKLTGDLVIRPAESEEVMVDIAGERMELDDRFVVVADEDGLVSVSPYRDARRTAVTDETERVLLLAHGVPGVEVEHLVEALKTAVRYLREGAEAESASRIVTP; this comes from the coding sequence ATGCGGGTCGAAGTGGATCCGGAAGTCAACGATAGGGGACTACGCTACGCGTACGTCAGAGTCGAGGGTGTCGATCCCGGGGCCGACGCTTCAGAGCTCGTAGACCGAGTCACGGCGAGGCTACGAGAACAGTTCGACTTGAACGGTTTGAAGGACGATCCGATAGTTCGCGCGTACCGGGATTACTTATGGTCGATCGACGTAGATCCTACCAAGGTTAGGCCTGCCGGAGAGGCACTGCTACGGCGCGCTCTGCGAGGTAACTTCCCGAGGATCAACGCGGTGGTCGACTACTACAACCTTGCCTCCGCCGAGTACCGTGTGCCGATCAGCTGTTTCGACGCCGATAAGCTAACGGGGGATTTGGTCATCAGGCCCGCAGAGAGTGAGGAAGTCATGGTGGATATCGCCGGAGAGCGGATGGAATTGGACGACCGTTTCGTCGTAGTCGCAGACGAGGATGGACTCGTATCCGTGTCTCCTTACCGCGATGCCCGTAGGACGGCGGTGACCGATGAAACCGAGCGTGTGCTCCTACTCGCGCACGGTGTGCCGGGGGTGGAGGTTGAACACTTAGTCGAAGCGTTGAAAACGGCCGTTCGATACTTAAGGGAGGGGGCGGAAGCTGAGTCAGCAAGTCGAATCGTAACGCCATAA
- a CDS encoding class I SAM-dependent methyltransferase encodes MFYELLSRVYERSPLSLPKRLVNEILRDLKGCCRVLDVGCATGYLTRKLAAVCDCAVGVDINRKMVEISKSRNRLPNVKFVRADAHNLPFPDACFDGIVLSEILQHLDVIKALKEVDRVAARGCRMTVVLPDPTSRAARVATRLIHVLTGNNAWVSPDTVVGIMRDMSWKLVRFQSAGKRVLITMEKRGSKNAGRSGSGSQR; translated from the coding sequence GTGTTTTACGAGCTACTTTCCCGAGTATACGAGCGTTCCCCCCTCTCGCTGCCGAAACGCCTTGTCAATGAGATCCTGCGAGATCTTAAAGGATGTTGTCGAGTCCTTGACGTCGGTTGCGCGACCGGTTACTTGACGCGTAAGCTCGCCGCCGTGTGTGACTGCGCCGTGGGTGTGGACATCAACAGGAAAATGGTAGAAATCTCAAAGTCTCGAAATCGGTTACCCAACGTTAAGTTCGTTCGGGCTGACGCTCATAATTTACCTTTCCCGGACGCATGTTTCGATGGCATCGTCCTTTCCGAAATACTCCAGCATCTCGATGTGATTAAGGCTCTGAAGGAAGTAGACAGGGTAGCGGCTCGTGGTTGTAGGATGACCGTGGTGTTGCCCGACCCTACGAGCCGAGCTGCCCGCGTGGCCACGAGACTGATCCACGTTCTCACCGGTAACAACGCTTGGGTATCTCCGGACACCGTGGTCGGTATCATGAGGGATATGAGCTGGAAACTCGTCCGATTTCAATCGGCCGGCAAGCGCGTTCTGATAACGATGGAGAAGCGGGGTTCGAAAAATGCGGGTCGAAGTGGATCCGGAAGTCAACGATAG
- a CDS encoding Mth938-like domain-containing protein, protein MFGGTGFGWVEYGGERYNHDVYVTTEGKVHRREKGLSRSKFGTSHNLAADELRRLLELCDEEPEIIVVGTGQSGVLSVTDEAREFCEERGIELVEAPTPEAIERYNELKDEGKKVAAVIHTTC, encoded by the coding sequence ATGTTTGGAGGGACAGGGTTTGGATGGGTAGAGTATGGCGGCGAGAGATACAATCATGATGTTTACGTGACAACCGAAGGGAAGGTTCACCGGCGCGAGAAAGGACTCTCAAGGAGCAAATTCGGTACTAGCCACAACCTGGCGGCCGACGAGTTGAGACGACTCCTAGAGTTGTGCGACGAGGAACCGGAGATCATCGTGGTAGGGACGGGTCAGAGTGGTGTTCTGTCCGTCACGGATGAGGCTCGAGAGTTCTGCGAGGAGCGAGGGATAGAGCTCGTGGAAGCTCCGACTCCGGAGGCAATAGAGAGGTACAACGAACTCAAAGATGAGGGCAAAAAAGTAGCAGCCGTGATTCACACGACGTGCTAG
- a CDS encoding phosphate ABC transporter ATP-binding protein: MTAFEVRDLRVYYGDKEALKGITLNIPEKEITTIIGPSGCGKSTFLRCLNLMIKEIPYARTEGEVIFDGENVLEYEDEADIIAHRRRVGTVFQHPNPFPWMSIYDNVAYGLRLMGMDEDEIEDRVYEALEKAALLDQVEDRLDDPASALSGGQQQRLCIARALAMRPEVLLMDEPTSDLDPIATRKIEETVMELKGEVTIVFVTHLLPQAYRIGDYTAFFLHGELVEANDTEKLFTDPQDERTKEYIEVEFGPS; this comes from the coding sequence ATGACGGCGTTCGAGGTACGTGATCTACGCGTGTACTACGGCGATAAGGAGGCACTAAAGGGCATCACTTTGAACATTCCAGAAAAGGAGATTACTACCATAATAGGACCATCCGGTTGCGGTAAGTCCACGTTCCTTCGTTGCCTCAATTTAATGATCAAAGAAATCCCGTACGCGCGTACGGAAGGAGAGGTGATCTTTGACGGCGAGAACGTCCTGGAGTACGAGGATGAAGCCGATATCATCGCTCACCGGCGCCGTGTTGGGACGGTATTCCAGCACCCCAACCCGTTCCCCTGGATGTCCATCTACGACAACGTCGCCTACGGACTCCGGCTAATGGGTATGGATGAAGATGAGATCGAAGACCGAGTGTACGAGGCACTAGAGAAGGCCGCGCTACTCGACCAAGTGGAAGACAGACTCGATGACCCGGCTTCAGCACTGTCCGGTGGTCAACAGCAGAGACTCTGTATCGCGAGAGCTCTAGCGATGCGTCCCGAGGTATTGCTGATGGACGAGCCTACCTCCGACCTCGATCCGATTGCGACGAGGAAAATCGAGGAGACAGTCATGGAGCTCAAGGGAGAAGTGACTATAGTATTCGTCACGCACTTGCTCCCCCAGGCGTATCGGATTGGTGACTACACCGCGTTCTTCCTACATGGCGAGCTGGTCGAGGCGAACGACACCGAAAAGTTGTTCACCGACCCTCAGGACGAACGCACGAAAGAATACATCGAGGTGGAGTTCGGACCCTCCTAG
- the pstA gene encoding phosphate ABC transporter permease PstA — MREIAAKQAQESENLIKSVTASAAISIAAVIGIYLFLTMNGVKALQYDSVIDILFGTVWRPDSCPPRLGLLPMIISTLYVTLIAVVTAFPISLLCATYLAEFAPKVIRRTLRPAIDMLAGVPSVVYGLFGILTLVPFAREYLGAPTGYSVLVAGIIVAVMILPYMTSVMMEAMRAVPREYVEAALGVGATRWQVVRTVLWPAARSGITAGGMLGTLRAMGETVAVALVAGAALMIPTSPLDPCRPLSAHILLQATVLPVGSPGYYALYFGGLVLMLMVTGVIVLAYHYRRRTGRVRVRKRKSHRARLNPVTMSKLMTGLMVMAGAIAAAALVGITGYIFANGVGALSWNILFGPINIGDPVHSSLYPALLGTLALMFYSTVFAALIGVPTALYLAEFAGDTAFTRAVRFAIDTLAGVPSIVYGLFGAMLFVVYMRMGYSVLAGALTLAVMNLPVIVRTTEEAFRSVPREYVEAARGMGASWFHVVRDVLLPMAKPGITAGITLSMCRAAEEAAPIILTAVMIGLISTNPFVHVLQPTDALAFRIYLIAKEYLMEPGARATAFAAATVLVAVTLGLNFLAIYMRDKFERKIGRRG, encoded by the coding sequence ATGCGGGAAATCGCCGCGAAGCAAGCTCAGGAGTCTGAGAACCTAATTAAGTCAGTCACCGCGTCGGCCGCCATCTCGATCGCCGCGGTGATCGGAATCTACTTGTTCCTCACGATGAACGGCGTCAAAGCCCTACAATATGACTCCGTGATCGACATACTATTCGGTACCGTCTGGAGGCCTGACAGTTGCCCTCCGCGGTTAGGATTGCTCCCGATGATAATCTCGACACTATACGTGACGCTAATAGCCGTGGTGACAGCCTTCCCGATTTCACTGCTTTGCGCGACCTATCTGGCTGAGTTTGCCCCCAAGGTTATCAGACGAACCTTACGACCCGCGATCGACATGCTGGCCGGTGTGCCTTCGGTCGTGTATGGTCTGTTCGGTATCCTAACCCTCGTCCCGTTTGCCAGGGAGTATCTCGGAGCTCCAACGGGTTACTCGGTACTCGTAGCTGGCATCATAGTTGCCGTCATGATCCTCCCTTACATGACAAGTGTGATGATGGAAGCGATGAGGGCGGTCCCGCGAGAGTACGTGGAGGCCGCGTTGGGGGTGGGGGCGACTCGATGGCAGGTGGTGAGGACGGTACTGTGGCCAGCGGCTAGGTCCGGTATCACAGCCGGAGGCATGCTGGGCACTTTGAGAGCGATGGGTGAGACCGTCGCCGTAGCGTTGGTCGCCGGTGCCGCCTTGATGATACCTACCTCACCGCTGGATCCATGTCGACCGCTTTCGGCTCATATCCTGCTTCAGGCTACCGTACTACCGGTGGGCTCGCCCGGATATTACGCGCTGTATTTCGGAGGTCTCGTGCTGATGCTGATGGTAACCGGCGTGATCGTTCTGGCGTACCATTACCGGAGGCGTACTGGTCGTGTCCGTGTCAGGAAGCGCAAATCGCATCGCGCTCGGCTAAATCCGGTGACCATGAGTAAACTGATGACCGGATTGATGGTGATGGCCGGTGCGATAGCTGCGGCCGCTCTGGTGGGGATAACAGGTTACATCTTCGCCAACGGTGTAGGGGCACTCAGCTGGAACATCCTGTTCGGCCCCATCAACATCGGGGACCCAGTCCACAGCTCGTTGTACCCCGCCCTGTTGGGAACCCTAGCGCTGATGTTCTACTCGACGGTTTTCGCGGCACTGATCGGAGTTCCGACGGCGCTCTACCTCGCGGAGTTCGCGGGCGATACGGCCTTCACCCGCGCGGTCCGGTTCGCGATCGACACCCTCGCTGGAGTCCCCTCTATCGTCTACGGACTGTTCGGTGCGATGCTCTTCGTGGTTTACATGAGGATGGGATACTCGGTCCTCGCGGGAGCGTTAACGTTGGCAGTCATGAACCTCCCAGTGATAGTGAGGACAACGGAGGAGGCCTTCAGGTCAGTACCGCGGGAGTACGTCGAGGCGGCACGAGGCATGGGTGCCTCTTGGTTCCACGTTGTCAGGGACGTGCTGCTACCGATGGCGAAGCCGGGAATCACGGCCGGAATCACACTATCGATGTGTCGAGCGGCGGAGGAGGCCGCGCCGATTATCCTGACAGCGGTTATGATAGGATTGATCAGCACTAACCCGTTCGTTCACGTTCTTCAGCCTACCGACGCGTTAGCGTTCCGCATTTATCTGATCGCCAAGGAGTACTTAATGGAGCCTGGAGCACGCGCCACGGCGTTCGCCGCGGCGACCGTTCTAGTCGCGGTGACGCTCGGACTGAACTTTTTGGCGATCTACATGAGGGATAAGTTCGAAAGGAAGATCGGTCGGCGGGGTTGA
- a CDS encoding phosphate ABC transporter substrate-binding protein: MKKYLIAAVVAIAVIVGGAAYYYSTAGAVKTQLRIGGSTSLMPFMMKIAAYVGEEHRMTWKQLGEQVGVQGLPDEPVQLMVSDGGSSAGVKGLIEGTFDIAMASRPLKPEEVQQLSDPVMCPVVLSAIVPIVNGKTLGQLDDIDPKTLKDIYTGKIKYWDQVRPGLPHKKIVVIGRAKGSGTRATFDKYLNIQDYVKDAILCGSNSEVLEKVEKTPYAIGYVDYAYIVKAKKGGKIPGEVKPLKVNGIEANTQTIITKKYPMVRAEYLIIDRDNASKTVIALIKWIRKPDINKEFAEKVGYVPVPEDAPLFSKKPYIEIKPLVK, translated from the coding sequence TTGAAGAAGTACTTAATCGCGGCTGTGGTCGCGATCGCAGTCATCGTAGGAGGCGCGGCTTACTACTACTCTACAGCGGGTGCGGTGAAAACACAACTAAGGATAGGAGGATCGACGAGTTTGATGCCATTTATGATGAAGATCGCTGCTTATGTCGGTGAAGAACACCGAATGACTTGGAAGCAGCTCGGTGAACAAGTAGGTGTTCAAGGGCTACCTGACGAACCTGTGCAGTTAATGGTTTCCGACGGCGGATCCTCTGCAGGTGTTAAGGGTCTCATCGAAGGGACGTTCGATATCGCTATGGCGTCAAGACCACTAAAGCCTGAAGAAGTCCAGCAGTTGAGTGACCCTGTGATGTGTCCTGTAGTTCTGTCAGCGATTGTTCCGATTGTGAATGGGAAGACACTGGGCCAGCTAGATGACATTGACCCGAAGACGCTTAAGGACATCTATACGGGCAAGATCAAGTACTGGGATCAAGTGAGGCCAGGTTTGCCACATAAGAAGATCGTTGTAATCGGCCGTGCGAAGGGTTCAGGTACGCGGGCTACGTTCGACAAGTATCTAAACATCCAGGATTACGTTAAGGATGCGATTCTCTGTGGGTCTAACTCGGAGGTCCTGGAGAAAGTAGAGAAGACTCCGTACGCTATAGGTTACGTGGACTACGCTTACATCGTTAAGGCCAAGAAGGGCGGCAAAATACCGGGTGAGGTGAAGCCGCTGAAAGTCAACGGTATCGAGGCTAACACACAGACGATTATTACGAAGAAGTACCCGATGGTCAGAGCCGAGTACTTGATAATTGACAGGGACAACGCCTCGAAGACCGTAATCGCCCTGATCAAGTGGATCAGGAAGCCGGACATCAACAAGGAGTTCGCAGAGAAGGTTGGGTACGTCCCGGTGCCCGAGGACGCACCACTATTCTCCAAGAAGCCGTACATAGAGATCAAACCGCTAGTTAAGTAA
- a CDS encoding phosphoadenosine phosphosulfate reductase family protein, with amino-acid sequence MTEPDRKFLKCEGGFALRQCRICGIPETVDGVKLDESGVCRACRRQIRHIPSRRELREEVRKALENSEKVLVAVSGGLDSLAALGLALRICDEVVALTVDTGALHPEAWRRIILARRRSDIRWEIIGDQEPFLKLFEERLTRAESPCGPCSRMITRRYERRARELGVDAIVTGHELPHGTSPVVPKDPPVIRAMCGMTENERQDIVEEEFGLTVDKISGYTSNCVVLPFALKLFYMKYGYSFEAPRLAAMVRYGYISREDMEQIMTPPTLSDLKKLLRECEEWVPEILKQMLQKAINKISNSDLGRENGG; translated from the coding sequence TTGACGGAACCTGATCGGAAGTTCCTAAAATGTGAAGGGGGGTTTGCTCTGCGGCAGTGCCGGATCTGTGGTATACCCGAGACGGTCGATGGGGTAAAACTGGACGAAAGCGGCGTGTGCAGAGCCTGCCGACGACAGATCCGGCACATACCCAGTAGGAGGGAGCTCCGAGAAGAAGTTCGAAAGGCCCTCGAAAACTCGGAGAAGGTCCTGGTGGCGGTTTCAGGTGGTCTGGATAGCCTCGCTGCGTTGGGGTTAGCCTTGAGAATTTGCGACGAAGTAGTAGCGCTGACCGTGGATACCGGCGCGCTCCACCCGGAAGCCTGGCGGAGGATAATCCTGGCTAGGAGGAGGTCCGATATAAGGTGGGAGATCATCGGCGACCAAGAGCCGTTCCTGAAGTTGTTCGAAGAGAGACTGACTCGGGCCGAGTCACCGTGTGGACCATGCTCACGTATGATCACGCGGAGATACGAACGGAGGGCTAGGGAGCTCGGTGTGGACGCTATAGTAACTGGACATGAGTTACCACACGGGACGTCACCTGTGGTTCCTAAAGACCCGCCTGTGATTAGAGCTATGTGTGGAATGACGGAAAACGAGCGCCAAGATATCGTCGAAGAGGAGTTCGGACTGACTGTTGATAAAATATCGGGTTATACTTCAAACTGCGTCGTACTACCGTTTGCCTTGAAGCTATTCTACATGAAATATGGATACAGCTTCGAGGCACCTCGGTTAGCAGCGATGGTACGATATGGATACATTTCTAGGGAAGATATGGAACAAATTATGACACCTCCGACGTTATCTGACCTCAAAAAGCTGTTAAGGGAGTGTGAGGAATGGGTTCCAGAAATCTTAAAACAGATGTTACAGAAGGCTATCAACAAGATATCGAATTCGGATCTTGGACGCGAAAATGGGGGTTAA